GGAAAGGTTTCTGTCAGAGCCCTGCCTACCTACACAGAGCAACCGCCCAAAAATTGGAGACCCCGTCTAGAACCTGCCCCTATATACTCGGACATTTCCCTATTTGGTCCCTAAGGCTTGCTCCCAATGTGACACATTTCTTTCTCTTGTCAATCGACTCATCAGGAAAAATAAACCCAAGGCTAAAGTAATTGCTTATCTAATATAGCAGGAAGGAATTAAAAGTGTGCTCAGttgactgaaaaataaaaagttataacgCTCTGAATGAGGTGATACAGAAACACATaattttttaagtgtttttattGGTCAAAAGTAGTAGAACATAAAAccttatacatatttggtatcaccataatcataCTGACTTATAGAATCAAGGTAACATGTTATTCTTTGGAAACTAGTATGAAAAAATAGTTGTGAATTTTTTGTTGTCTAAAACctgggtgcatcttatagtccagtAAATCCTAcaatctataaaatatatatagtggattttttttagttgccaaaagaaaaagaataatTTGCCCATTAAACATAATGATACTCTGTTCAGTATGTAAAATGTCAGCAAAATATATAGTCATTTAATATGGTTCTATAATTGATAGCTTGCAGATCACTTGTACTAGTTCCTGGAAAATTATATGCTTTCCTTTCAGTGTAACAGAGAGCATTTTCTCTACTAATGGAGGAGTATTAATAGTTCTCTAATATCAATTGTAATTACAGATCAGGGAACAGTAGATGGGTTACATTAGGGCCGATAGATCTGTACATCAGAAGTCCTGTTAAGTATTGTGATTATACTTATTGGTATGAGGCAAGTAAAGGAGCAAGAATTTCACCGCTGACTACAAATGGCCTTTGTTCATCATCCTTTATTTAATACCACTCAATCCAATGTGCAATTCTAGTAAGGAGAGAGTTGTTTCAGAAGCTCAAACATTTTCTTTCTTACAGGTAAGGCAAATGATATTTATGAGGGAGCTAAATATTGGCTGCAAAATGTCTGCAGAACATTAATGTAAAACGATAGGTAAAATAATcgaataaatgtatatatataccgtgtatatatatatatagatatatatatatagatatataaaaaaaatataaactaacTTCTACCTGTTTTGACTCTTCTATGTTGTGTATTAAATTGATTACTAAACTGAGAATTGAAAACATTTTATACTAATATCATCTTCCCTTTAGATATTCTATATTACAGGAGGGAGTCTAAGTGGCATTGGCGATCACGTCAGACTCTTAGCTTAGCCGTTTCTGCTGTGGTCAGTATTTTCTGTCTCCTGCCCAGAATTATGCTAACCAGCAGGAGCCACAATGTCTGCTGCTCGAAATTATATAACATGATAAAATAAATGCTCATAAGCTTTATGATAAATAAGTAGATCCTCAAATATTGTCAAGCTATGTGGAACCAGTTTATTGTATAGTTTCTTCTTTTGCATTTACTATGTGTTTATTTaggataatatttttttttttacataactttaaaaaagaaaattccAGGTACTTAGATATTTATAATCTTCAGTGTTGTgcatgaatattcaaatagcgaatttttattgagaatatcggcactttgagaatttgcgaatatttagaagaaagtgctatgtattcgttatattgaatattcagcattttttcccatctgaacacatgattcctctctgcttcttgcttgtgggccaatgagaaggaagcaatttcaagttcacaacaatacttagtgcaccaatcagtaatctgtagtcagacctgctaaaatgtgaagttgtacgTAAAATATTCTTATcatgccgattagcgcaatcgcgaatatattggagcactctatcggCATATAaatctattctaatgttctgccgtgccaaccattttctccagtctcaggaaacttataccagattgaaaaatgtagccaaagtgacccacacctgtattttgtGTTACAAATTCGCATTGCGCTATTTTAACATTGCTGATTTtttgtatttaataaaataatctcaaattctctaaattcacgaatatatgacaaatattctacaaaatatttgtgaaatatcgcgaattcgaatatagtccctgccgctcatcactaataatcttCATGAGAAGTCATTGATACCAGATTGACACCTAGCAGCCACCATAAACTATACAGTAGATGGAAGACTCTGTCTACCCTGTGGTGTGCGGTGCCAATATACTGCCGTTCAGCTCCCATTAACTTGAATAGGATCTCAGCTGCAGTATCCATCGTGGCCTCTACGCAGTAGACAACCTGGTGCCTCTGACTCAATcaactgtatagtttctggtgcCATCAACTGCTCTTTGTTCATTTtactcaataaaagcacacagagctatgaggactgggtattgcggatgtgctagcggccatctagcagcccatgtcctcagctctataccccaaatcctggtgacaggttccctttaaaggaaagtCCTAATTGGTGAGAAACACCATCCCTTATGTGGTAATATGTACTGAGAGCTGATGTGGGAACTCAACATAGCGGTATAACTATGTCCAAGCAATCTACCTACATAGAAACCATAGCAAAAAGGGTTTTCCTCATAGCACAAGTACGAGTCTACATTCTATTAAATGTTTTACCTAGAAATCAATGGGCTGTGTATTGACATAAAGTATCCTGTGAACTGATATTTTGTACCACAGTTAAAATTTTCTTTGTAGCCGTTCTGCATGTTGGCTAGAAGGAGGGGGatataaatattataataaatagAATATTATAgttgtagaatatttttattgtatttcttgTAATTTTGAAATGTACTGCTTACTAGACTTACTATGATTATTATATAGTAGCTAGAGCACTTTGATAGGGTATTAGAAGCATTTGAAACTCCAACCATTTCACCCATTGATCATAATGCACTCATAAGCCGGACAGTCCAATGCAATTGGTTGGTTATAATAGCAAGAGCTCATAATAATATAGTTGATAACGGGTTTTCTACACCAAACATGTAAACTCTACGTATATATGAAAGGCAttcattttctcttttctttAATACTATATAGTATTTTCACAAAATGTAGTATAATAGTATTTTACTAAAATCTGTATTGAATATTTTGCATCTATTAAACATACACTGATCATGAAGAGGAACATGTTTATCTCAATAATTCTTCTTTAACTCTTCCTTAGGCATGCTGATGTTTGTAGCAATACAAGTACTGATATGGACTACCCCAACCTTTGCCATACTGAGCCTTACAGCTAACCCAATTTTTACAATGGAGTCTCTGAATGGTACTGAAACCGAACAAGCATATACTATTCCTCTTGATCTAGTCCTTCAAAACTCTGAAACTGATCCAGTCACAGATGGTGGAACTCAAGAAAATTCCCAGAGTGCTTTACCATCAACAGTGACCCCTGTTTTAAGTGAAGCGACAGATGGAGGGGAGAGCAATAATAAACTACAGGAACTATCTACAACGAATATTGATCCCAAGCAACCAATTACTTTGGATGTATTCAATCTGGCCAACACTAATGGTCCTGTTCCTACAATTGGGAGTGCTTCTAAAGAGAACGGGGACAATAGCACCTTAATCCCATTACTAGAGCCTAACAAAGCCTATCCATTTGATGAACAGTTAGAATCTTTCTTGGAAATACCGATGGAAAATGGTACAGAAGGGAAACAGTGCTTCTGTAATATTCCTGGACAAAAGGGAGATAAAGGTGACACAGGGAATGGAGGTAATTTTACCTGTTAATGGCCTCATGTATCATGTCTCATTAGTCTATGAGAGATAAGACAAGAAGTATGTCAGAGTCATTTGATCACATGGGAATTTGCTATAGGTTAAATGTCAGGGGACACCTTACCTAGAAAACAGTTACAAGGGTGTACTATGTATTAGATTCCAGACATTAACATTGGAAACCTTAAACTGAGCTGTATGGCTCTCTTTTAGATGAAGAATTAGGTATACAATGCAGATGTAACAGGATTGAGTTTTACAAATGTAGGAAATTGGAATTTGTCTAATAGTATGTAGACAAAGTGTATTCAGTATTATCTTGATATCTGTATCAATAATGAGGAATACATGGAATATCCATGGAATATCCAATGCAGTTTGTAGACATGTAAGGAATTTAAGTGAGCTAATACAACAGTGTCAATCACAAAACCATACTTCAATACAAAtttgagatgagtgaattttttgaAATTCGTTTAGGGTCCAATTCTAACAAATCAATtagaaaatttgatttgggtctGCCGAATTGATTCTACTCAAATCGAAAGTGTTCCAACTAGTCTGAAGATTGGTGTATGACAATCTGATGTCTCCTAGGTAAAGATGAGCGTTTACCAAAAaatcaatttggctgcttcgttgaatttcacaaataaattagcttttttacaaattactttgtcacaaagtggatttctttgtaagtagcgggcgctATGATGAGGCgagcatgattttttttcactgcCGTTTCagtaaaaaattgatttgttaccatgaagcacgagaaaATTTGGCTTCATGGGAAATAGAAATTTCCCTAACATtcagattgaagtccactttggatacttcgattcgctcaacactactcatagaatgtgtcggcagataagaaccatttggcccatctagtctgcccaatataataCTCCTAGGACTCATATGATGATTTTAAGAAACagtctgtttaaaaacacactgcactgttggatTTATGCCACAGGTTTTTGAGATTTAAGAAAAAACGCTGATGCGATAGGATGTCCCTTGAGTGTGACCAAACTATACACTGCTATTTGctcactaaaatatgattatttgtgCACTTATTAACTGTAGAAAAATTGCAACAAATTTTTGGGAAACCGCAAAGAGCAAAATGTTATGTCCCCTGATTGCAACCAAGCTACACTTCTATTGACGTACTAAAATACATTTCTTTGCACACTTGTTAATGGTAGAAAAGTCGCAACTGCTTTTTTTAAGTACAGGCCTAATTAGATGTCCCATGAGTGCTACCAAACTATACAGGTTGCGGCAAAAAAAGTTGTAACTGATTTTTGGAAAGAAAAAGGCTCAGTTGCACAATGTATGCAACAAAATATATGCTGCTGGTGATGCTGGGAAATATGCATTTTTCCCACTTATAAACGGTAGAAGCTTTGCAACCGGTTTTTGGACAAAAAGGATGACTTGTGCAGAGAAAAAAAAGTATTGTCTCTTTTAAAGCTCATGCGTTTTGTGCAGTGAAACAAATGAAGTTATCAACAGCTCCAGCCCTGGCTACAGACACAGACTACAATAACTGCCCCTATTCCATTCTTAATGATAAAGCCTGACTTTCTACCTAGTATTAATCTAACTATATACATCTTCATCACAATCCCTACAGTGTCCCTGTAAGACCTTAAAATTGCTGACTGGTGTGTCTAATTGATGAGACAAGGATATGACAGACATGTCCTATCACATCATTGGCTAAGCTCACAATGGAGTCTATGCTTCAGGGCTAGCATAGAGCCTGGTAGACAAGCCAAAATCCTTTGCATTGTGGGCAAACCTTCTGGCCAGGAATCTGTCCAGGGTCAAGTGATTCTCCATCTTCTTCATACATGCCCTGTTTCCCTCACTGGTATACtgaattttaaatgtaaaatgcCAGGTACCATTTTGTGTAATTCCTCCAAAGTGAATCATCAAAACTTAGGGTTCATTTGAAAGAAGAATTTTGAGAAATTCATgacatatataatttatttaatatctattctctcatctctaatactAATTCATTTATTTTAACATGGCCAGCATCTGAAGTGACATGACATGACATTTTTTACTACTAGAATATTCCATTAAGTTCTTGATAATATAAAAGACCAGTGGTCTCCATCTTGTAgctctccagcttttgcaaaaccacAATTACCCACATATCAGGACAGCCTATGGCTGTTATGGCATGCCAGGTGTCTTAGTTTTGCAATAACTGGTGAGAAGGGGGCTATAGATTGCTGTTCCACACTCTATTGTAAGCTATCACACAAATATATTGAATTACAGCTTTGCAGTGTTCTGAGCCTGTTAAACACAAAATGTTAAATCTTATAGGTGAACCTGGTAAAGTTGGTAAAAGAGGACCTCAAGGATTGGAAGGTGCTAAGGGAAAAAAAGGCCTGCCAGGTTCTAAAGGAGAAACAGGAACTAAAGGTGATAAAGGAGATATTGGACCAAAAGGTGATTCAGGAACCAATTGTGCTGTTTGTGAAAAAGGAGAAAGAGGAGAACAAGGAGTCCCGGGTAAAGATGGTGCAGTAGTTGTGCAAGGTACCAAAGGTGAACCAGGTAATAAAGGCATAAAAGGTGATGAGGGACCTAAAGGAGACCCTGGAGAAAACGGATCAAAAGGTATAGGTGGTGTACCTGGAATTCCTGGGGAAGTTGGACCCAAAGGAGCTATGGGACCTAGAGGCCCTGCTGGACTAAATGGTGATCGAGGAATGCTGGGACCTGCTGGAACACCAGGCTACCGTGGACCTGCAGGAATACCAGGAAGGAAGGGTGATAAAGGACAGAAAGGAGCTCAGTCTGACCACGAGAACGTTGCATTTTCTGTTGGTGTCCGAGGACATAGGAATGTGTTTTTACCAGGACAGCCAATAAGATTTGACAATGTTTTCATTAATGAGAATAAACCATACAGTGTAAAGTCAGGTGTATTTGTAGCCAACATTGAAGGTGTTTACTTTTTCACATATCATATAAGTTTAACACATTCATCTCTTATGATTGGCCTGGCTCACAatggtaaaattgttatacagacACAAGTCAAGCAGTATGAGCGTAATGTTTGTCAAGCCTCTGGATCGGTTCTGCTTCATCTTAGAGAAGATGATGAGATTTGGCTTCAGGTTTTAACTAGTGCCCAAAATGAATTGATTTCTGATGAATCCGACTCACTCTTCACAGGATTTATACTGTATTCTCTTGAAGACTAGAGCTATAATTTAAGAGATTGAATGCCGTGCTTCAGCATTTTACATTTGAATTATTAAATAATGGAATACATTTCACCACTTCTGAACAGTAAAAAGATGAAAAACATTATCAAGTCTGTCATTTTATAACTTCTCAGTTAGTTGCATATGTACTAGTTTGACCCTATCATCATCACACAAGTCATGGTTACTGAGCTTGAAATCGCCCCCAAACTATCCCAATTCATCCATTTGTTTATGCAATTTTTAGTGCATTTATGTTCAGTGTTGATATTCAAAATGTTAAACCACAACCATTATATGATTAAAGGGTCTGTCCAAGTTCATTTTAAATGTGTCTCATGCCACCTATTGCTGTAAAATAATGatatacttacctctctctcctgcGTCTTTCTCTATGCCGCTGGTCTGATCCTCTTCCCGCTGTCTGTTTACTGATTGCATAGGTGATGTGTAGGTATACAGCACACAAccgctgtagccaatcactgtcctctgtggtatacaGCATGAGATAGCTGAGaaaagtgattggctgcagcagtcacgtacCATATACCAGCCTGTAAACAAATAGCAGGAGGAGGACTGGATTGACGGTTCGAAGAAATGTGCAGGAGAAAGAGCTgagtatataatatttttttatgctaCAGCATTATGTGGCATGGGCCAAATTTTTTATTAAGGGTATGTTCAAATCTGCACTGAAGGCTCTATAATTGTCAGAAATAGTGGAGAAGAAATCctgtatgcaggacttttttctctgctAAAAATGTTTTCTTGGCCGGAAACcaaatggatcccattatagtcagtggaacCTGCTAGGTTCCGTTCGTATcagttaggctgcgttcacacgggcgagatttccgcgcgggtgcaatgcagtaggtgaacgcattgcacctgcactgaatcctgacccattcatttcaatggggctgtgcacatgagcattttttttcatgcatcacttctgcaatgctttaaaattgcagcatgttctatattctgcgtttttcacgcagccctggctccatagaagtgaatggggctgcgttaataacgcattgcatctgcaagcaagtgcggatgcaatgcgtttttcactgatggttgctaggagatgttgtttgtaaactttcagttttttatcacgcgcgtgaaaaacgcatcaaaacgcattgcatccgcgcggaaaaaactgaataactaaacgcaattgcagccaaaactgactgaacttgcttgcaaaatggtgcgagtttaactgaacgcaccctgaacgcatccggaccaaatctgtcacgctcgtgtgaactcagccttatatgcCAAATCTAGCACTTCCATTATTTCTGTTCCTCTGCTCCTATAAGGGAGCAGAAGAAAGGAAAATTATTGCAGTGATCTGCAcgatgcctaaggcctctttcacacgggcgtcatgttttttgcccggataagaggcgggtgcgttgcgggaaaatgcgcgatttttctgcgcgagtgcaaaacattgtcatgcgttttgcacttgcgtgagaaaaatcgcgcatgtttggtacccagacccgaacttcttcacagaagttcgggcttgggattgatgttctgaagattgtattattttcccttataacatggttataagggaaaataatagcattctgactacagaatgctttgtataatagtgctggaagggttaaaaataataaaaaagttaactcaccttctcctcttgttcgcgcagatgccactctgttctttagctgtggactgaatgacctgaggtgacgtcagatcacatgctccaatcacatggtccatcaccatggtgatggagcatgtgatctgacgtcatcaaaggtcctttagcccacagctaaagaacagaccggcatctgcgcgaacaagaggagaaggtgagttaacttttttattatttttaacccctccagcactattatacaaagcattctgtattcagaatgctattattttcccttataaccatgttataagggaaaataatacagtgaatagactgtcacctagaacccatgcgtgaaaatcgcaccgcatccgcacgtgcttgcggatgcatgcgattttcacgcaaccccattcatttctatagggcctgcgttacgtgaaaaacgcacaaagaggagcatgctgcgattttcacgcaacgcacaagtgatgcgtgaaaatcaccgctcgtgtgcacagtctcatagaaatgaatgggtcaggattcagtgcgggtgcaatgcgttcaccgcacgcatcgcacccgcacggaaaactcgcccgtgtgaaaggggcctaagtttgAGCACCCTTTTAAAATTTACAATATGAATCTGTTACTAGGCTATTAAaactggtaatacacttaaaggggttttatactGATcaattatcctcaggatagatcatccgtATCTGATCGTGGGAGTCCAACATc
The genomic region above belongs to Bufo gargarizans isolate SCDJY-AF-19 chromosome 4, ASM1485885v1, whole genome shotgun sequence and contains:
- the LOC122935287 gene encoding inner ear-specific collagen-like, which encodes MLAVLTIWRKTVQVNKNREDREKLSPVTLLWRNQGLQELYKLQEFEFWPRHGVKYVTQLYVEGGFKIFRDFREEFQIPKSSLFRYFQLRHACTKQFGKDLIKLEYNSIEKVARLRELCKPVSSFYVELMSQASSPLSKSLARWKVDIPQLEDKHEKELVHTWRHSVISARDQLIQAKWLHRTYLTPVRLHCMLMFVAIQVLIWTTPTFAILSLTANPIFTMESLNGTETEQAYTIPLDLVLQNSETDPVTDGGTQENSQSALPSTVTPVLSEATDGGESNNKLQELSTTNIDPKQPITLDVFNLANTNGPVPTIGSASKENGDNSTLIPLLEPNKAYPFDEQLESFLEIPMENGTEGKQCFCNIPGQKGDKGDTGNGGEPGKVGKRGPQGLEGAKGKKGLPGSKGETGTKGDKGDIGPKGDSGTNCAVCEKGERGEQGVPGKDGAVVVQGTKGEPGNKGIKGDEGPKGDPGENGSKGIGGVPGIPGEVGPKGAMGPRGPAGLNGDRGMLGPAGTPGYRGPAGIPGRKGDKGQKGAQSDHENVAFSVGVRGHRNVFLPGQPIRFDNVFINENKPYSVKSGVFVANIEGVYFFTYHISLTHSSLMIGLAHNGKIVIQTQVKQYERNVCQASGSVLLHLREDDEIWLQVLTSAQNELISDESDSLFTGFILYSLED